In Eupeodes corollae chromosome 3, idEupCoro1.1, whole genome shotgun sequence, a single genomic region encodes these proteins:
- the LOC129950189 gene encoding uncharacterized protein LOC129950189, whose product MSGRLHKLKVALALVTVAYAAYLHLEEEKEKKRSRNIKETIKRKYELTRSLTHPDSSSSDEYEPSQKKSFQSTQIKIEQDSNDEFAGTQDNINSNTFTIRPDFVNSFVSKFSESQFKDAFRISRNTANQLFVRFKSSPEYKNIFKLTDQTRIPAKHYIWMFLWFVGRKCSYLELSEMFNVPLYKSVCVVDTVLQFLNSYARDFIRFPETPSELRASAESFQQIAGFPDVIACLVSTKIKAKADKDSFVAQVFCDSKGRFLDVFVDSTIDIHSTEVLEKSQMNQKLKNICQGKYHTLATNDYFVREWLLTPIDRPSSGEHIRYNRKHAKTMNVVSDSLELLTQRFPQLTNMHLLSSYKIKKVFTACCVLQNICLENEDFFDTEEDPLLVKYYEDKLVQIKEKPIDGKAHLQKIGELKRKQVLKKLID is encoded by the exons ATGAGCGGAAGACTCCATAAGCTGAAAGTTGCCTTGGCTTTGGTAACTGTTGCTTATGCTGCATATCTACACCTCGAAGA GGAAAAGGAGAAGAAGAGGAGCAGAAACATTAAGGAAACAATTAAACGGAAATATGAACTTACTCGCTCCTTAACTCACCCTGATTCCTCGTCGAGTGATGAATATGAACCTAGCCAAAAGAAGAGTTTCCAAAGCACTCAAATCAAGATAGAACAAGACAGCAATGATGAATTTGCAGGAACACAAGACAACATCAATTCAAACACGTTCACAATACGTCCAGACTTTGTCAattcttttgtttcaaaattctcaGAATCCCAG tttaaAGACGCTTTCCGCATATCACGGAACACAGCAAATCAACTATTCGTTCGTTTCAAATCCAGCCCAGAgtacaaaaacattttcaagctaACCGACCAAACCAGGATTCCAGCAAAACATTACATTTGGATGTTTCTCTG GTTCGTTGGAAGAAAATGTTCCTACCTTGAGCTCTCGGAGATGTTCAATGTGCCACTTTACAAATCTGTATGCGTTGTTGATACGGTTCTGCAGTTTTTGAACAGCTATGCCCGAGATTTTATTCGGTTCCCAGAGACTCCCTCAGAGTTGAGAGCTTCTGCTGAAAGTTTCCAACAA ATTGCTGGGTTTCCAGATGTCATCGCCTGTTTGGTCAGTACTAAAATAAAAGCAAAGGCCGACAAGGATTCGTTTGTTGCACAAGTATTTTGCGATTCCAAGGGACGTTTCTTAGACGTTTTCGTTGATTCCACAATCGACATTCATTCCACTGAGGTTCTAGAGAAGTCTCAAATGAACCAAAAGCTAAAGAATATCTGCCAGGGAAAATATCACACCCTGGCCACGAACGATTACTTCGTCAGAGAGTGGCTACTGACTCCAATTGACAGACCGTCCTCCGGTGAACACATCCGATACAATCGAAAACACGCAAAAACAATGAATGTGGTTTCGGATTCCTTGGAACTGCTCACACAACGTTTCCCACAGCTCACCAATATGCATTTATTAAGTtcgtacaaaatcaaaaaagtctTTACCGCTTGTTGTGTGTTGCAAAATATTTGCCTGGAGAATGAGGATTTCTTCGATACAGAAGAGGATCCATTGCTGGTCAAGTACTACGAAGATAAACTAGTTCAAATCAAAGAAAAGCCAATCGATGGCAAGGCAcatcttcaaaaaattggtGAATTAAAGAGGAAAcaagttttgaagaaacttaTTGACTAA